The Opitutales bacterium ASA1 genome window below encodes:
- a CDS encoding response regulator: protein MAHPLNLIIVEDNLADAELLQRQLRRAGFNPTAVRVEREETLRAALRQPVDIVLSDFDMPQFNGLRALEIVRAVSSEIPFILVSGTMGEDIAVEAMKKGASDYLLKDRLARLGQAITAALMQARARKERQALETAIADTEARYRSIFENASEGIFQLDGDHRLLIANPALARMFGWESAGAMTASVADFGQLLCKEDAGRTRLLDTLRSQRSLQGVEVCGTRKDGSSIWLSLNARLIGSPDGSRHVDGTVEDISAKKALESQLLRAQRLESVGRLAGGVAHDINNILVPVLMGAGMLRAKTDDPEQQALLDTMEASARRGAAIVKQLLQFSRGASGARVAIKPAALVKDMCDIMRETFPKNITVRSELASQDLAVVGDPTQLHQILMNLCVNARDAMHDGGELRIGVREISADPTTKIAAGIQPRSGQYVALSVGDSGCGISPEHLETIFDPFFTTKELGHGTGLGLSTVLGITRSHGGFIQIETAVGRGTTFTVAFPLGAAPDPVRTETAPPVKATGRSDLVLVVDDEAPVRTVVHRVLVAAGYRCIDASDGAEGVSRFVEHMHEVRLVITDVMMPNMDGVGLLRAVRALDPEVPVVATSGAGGPQKLEALRALGVSGMLQKPFSKDDLLQTVARHIVERIPSGTPAT, encoded by the coding sequence ATGGCACACCCGCTCAACCTGATCATCGTCGAAGACAACCTCGCCGACGCCGAACTCCTGCAACGTCAGCTTCGGCGCGCCGGCTTCAACCCTACGGCCGTACGCGTCGAACGCGAGGAGACACTCCGCGCGGCGCTCCGCCAGCCGGTCGACATCGTCCTCTCCGACTTCGACATGCCGCAGTTCAACGGCTTGCGTGCCCTGGAGATCGTGCGCGCAGTCTCCTCCGAGATCCCCTTCATCCTCGTCTCCGGCACCATGGGCGAAGACATCGCCGTCGAGGCCATGAAGAAGGGCGCGTCCGACTACTTGCTCAAGGACCGGCTCGCTCGCCTCGGCCAAGCGATCACCGCCGCTCTCATGCAAGCCCGCGCGCGCAAGGAGAGACAGGCGTTGGAGACCGCCATCGCCGATACCGAGGCGCGCTACCGCAGCATCTTCGAGAACGCCAGCGAGGGCATCTTCCAGCTCGACGGCGACCATCGGCTGCTCATCGCCAACCCTGCCCTCGCCCGCATGTTCGGTTGGGAAAGCGCCGGGGCCATGACCGCCTCGGTCGCCGACTTCGGGCAACTGCTTTGCAAGGAAGACGCAGGCCGTACCCGACTCTTGGATACGCTCCGTTCCCAGCGTTCGCTTCAAGGCGTCGAAGTCTGCGGGACCCGCAAGGACGGCAGCTCCATCTGGCTCTCGCTCAACGCGCGCCTCATCGGTTCTCCCGACGGATCGCGCCACGTCGACGGCACCGTCGAGGACATATCCGCGAAGAAGGCGCTCGAGAGTCAGCTGCTGCGCGCACAAAGGCTCGAGAGCGTCGGTCGGCTCGCCGGTGGAGTCGCTCACGACATCAACAACATCCTCGTACCCGTCCTCATGGGAGCCGGTATGCTCCGTGCCAAGACCGACGATCCGGAACAACAAGCACTCCTCGACACGATGGAAGCGAGCGCGCGCCGAGGTGCCGCCATCGTGAAGCAACTCCTGCAGTTCAGTCGCGGCGCGTCCGGTGCTCGGGTCGCGATCAAGCCGGCTGCGCTCGTGAAGGACATGTGCGACATCATGCGCGAGACGTTTCCCAAGAACATCACCGTCCGGTCCGAACTCGCTTCGCAAGACCTCGCAGTCGTCGGCGATCCCACCCAACTGCACCAGATTCTGATGAACCTTTGCGTGAATGCGCGCGACGCCATGCACGACGGCGGCGAACTCCGCATCGGCGTGCGCGAGATCTCGGCCGACCCCACGACGAAGATCGCCGCCGGCATCCAACCTCGTTCCGGTCAATACGTGGCCCTGTCCGTCGGCGACTCCGGGTGCGGGATCTCCCCTGAACACCTCGAGACGATCTTCGATCCTTTCTTTACCACCAAGGAACTCGGACACGGCACCGGTTTGGGATTGAGTACCGTCCTCGGCATCACGCGCAGCCATGGAGGGTTCATCCAAATCGAAACCGCCGTGGGTCGAGGCACCACGTTCACAGTAGCGTTTCCGTTGGGTGCGGCACCGGATCCTGTTCGGACCGAAACCGCTCCGCCCGTGAAGGCCACGGGACGGTCCGACCTCGTGCTCGTGGTGGACGACGAAGCCCCGGTCCGCACCGTCGTCCACCGAGTGCTCGTGGCCGCGGGCTACCGGTGCATCGACGCTTCCGACGGTGCGGAGGGCGTCTCGCGTTTCGTCGAGCACATGCACGAAGTGCGCCTCGTCATCACCGACGTGATGATGCCGAACATGGACGGCGTGGGCCTGCTGCGCGCCGTCCGAGCACTCGACCCCGAAGTGCCCGTGGTGGCCACCTCCGGCGCCGGAGGACCTCAGAAGCTCGAAGCACTCCGGGCACTCGGCGTCTCCGGCATGTTGCAGAAACCGTTCAGCAAGGACGACCTGCTGCAGACCGTGGCGCGCCACATCGTGGAACGAATCCCTTCGGGTACACCTGCGACCTGA
- a CDS encoding TonB-dependent receptor has protein sequence MGAPILPDAQAETASADAIELESFVVTGTRTRQAADQAPVRVEVLAAGKLESLGARDFADAMEYLPGVQVESNCQSCNTTEIRLMGLSGAYNQIAFDGLPVLSSLAGVYGVEQIPAGFIERIEVVKGGGSSLYGASAVAGVINVIPRRPVRDGGKIDLRFDSVAGAPSWHGSATFDRVSDRGTSWFSGYVGTTRADEVDLDGDDFTEIARKRLEVAGLRGKVRRGSLEWTADLDFIDEHRRGGNALDAPSHLANVAETLDTRRLGASVALDGRPGDRFDYRIVAAFASTRRDSYYGGLGEVVTDELAPDYDAAAYRSALERSKLQYGATDNPLWVIEAQFNHGFDRRTLSWGVQGEHERVRDENIDDRGTRVGEAAEARTFSNVALFVQDDWRVHERFTLLVGARVDRDDQLDDPVFSPRVAAKYSANEYTVWRAAVGTGFRAPRIFDEDLHIDTLGAQPIEIVNAPGLRREDAVTANLGVVWNPRALAEVLAFEVNVFGARLQNVFSLSEVKTSSDGSLFRERSNANGAGVVGTEFNVAWSFARGMRADLGAVWQRARHDEAVVLFDDDAGRVVESRRFNKTPESLAVLSLGYESGDAWDWSIGLRWTGPMHVLDNNAGTFERRGGFLVIDAAVGRHIRVANTQLELQFGVRNLTDDRQRDFQSGAGRDSDYVYGPRQPRTWFGRVGARF, from the coding sequence GTGGGCGCGCCGATCCTTCCTGACGCGCAGGCGGAAACCGCTTCCGCGGACGCGATCGAGCTCGAGAGTTTCGTGGTGACCGGCACTCGCACGCGGCAGGCGGCGGATCAGGCTCCCGTCCGCGTGGAGGTGCTGGCCGCGGGAAAACTCGAGAGCCTCGGTGCCCGCGATTTCGCCGACGCGATGGAGTACCTCCCCGGTGTGCAGGTGGAGAGCAATTGCCAGAGCTGCAACACCACCGAGATCCGCCTGATGGGACTGAGTGGCGCCTACAACCAGATCGCGTTCGACGGTCTGCCGGTGCTCTCGTCGCTCGCCGGCGTCTACGGCGTGGAGCAGATCCCGGCAGGCTTCATCGAGCGGATCGAAGTCGTGAAGGGCGGCGGCTCCTCGCTCTACGGCGCGAGCGCCGTGGCGGGCGTGATCAACGTCATTCCCCGGCGGCCGGTTCGCGACGGCGGAAAGATCGACCTGCGCTTCGACTCCGTGGCCGGTGCACCGTCTTGGCACGGGAGTGCGACCTTCGATCGCGTCTCCGACCGGGGCACGTCGTGGTTTTCCGGATACGTCGGAACGACACGCGCCGACGAGGTGGACCTCGACGGAGACGACTTCACCGAGATCGCCCGCAAGCGCCTCGAAGTGGCGGGATTGCGAGGGAAGGTGCGACGGGGCTCGCTGGAGTGGACGGCCGACCTCGACTTCATCGACGAGCACCGCCGAGGCGGAAACGCACTGGACGCTCCATCGCACCTTGCGAACGTGGCGGAGACGCTCGACACGCGGCGACTCGGCGCGAGCGTGGCGCTCGACGGCAGGCCCGGAGACCGTTTCGACTATCGAATCGTGGCGGCCTTCGCGTCGACGCGACGCGACAGCTACTACGGCGGGCTCGGCGAGGTCGTCACCGATGAACTCGCACCGGACTACGATGCCGCGGCCTACCGCTCCGCGCTGGAGCGGTCGAAGCTCCAGTACGGAGCCACGGACAATCCGCTCTGGGTGATCGAGGCGCAGTTCAACCACGGCTTCGATCGTCGCACGCTGAGCTGGGGCGTGCAGGGCGAACACGAGCGGGTGCGCGACGAGAACATCGACGACCGAGGGACGCGGGTGGGGGAGGCCGCCGAAGCGCGCACCTTCTCGAACGTCGCGCTCTTCGTGCAGGACGACTGGCGGGTGCACGAACGCTTCACCTTGCTCGTCGGCGCACGCGTCGATCGGGACGACCAACTGGACGATCCCGTCTTCTCGCCCAGAGTCGCGGCGAAGTATTCAGCGAACGAATACACGGTGTGGCGTGCCGCGGTCGGCACGGGTTTCCGGGCTCCGCGCATCTTCGACGAGGATCTCCACATCGACACGCTGGGTGCGCAGCCGATCGAGATCGTCAACGCCCCCGGTCTGCGACGCGAGGACGCGGTCACCGCCAATCTCGGCGTCGTGTGGAATCCGCGTGCGCTGGCGGAGGTGCTCGCGTTCGAGGTCAACGTGTTCGGTGCGCGTTTGCAGAACGTCTTCAGCCTCTCGGAAGTAAAGACGTCCTCGGACGGCTCCCTCTTTCGCGAGCGCTCGAACGCGAACGGCGCCGGCGTCGTGGGTACCGAGTTCAACGTCGCGTGGTCTTTCGCTCGCGGGATGCGCGCCGACCTCGGCGCGGTGTGGCAACGTGCTCGACACGACGAGGCCGTCGTCCTCTTCGACGACGATGCTGGACGCGTGGTCGAGTCGCGGAGGTTCAACAAGACGCCCGAATCGCTCGCGGTGCTCTCGCTGGGCTACGAGAGCGGCGACGCGTGGGATTGGTCGATCGGGCTACGCTGGACGGGGCCGATGCACGTGCTCGACAACAACGCCGGCACCTTCGAGCGCAGGGGCGGCTTTCTCGTGATCGACGCGGCGGTCGGGCGGCATATCCGGGTTGCGAATACGCAGTTGGAACTTCAGTTCGGTGTGCGCAACCTCACGGACGACCGGCAGCGCGACTTTCAGTCCGGCGCGGGGCGCGACAGCGACTACGTCTACGGTCCGCGGCAACCGCGCACGTGGTTCGGTCGCGTGGGCGCGCGCTTCTGA
- a CDS encoding glycoside hydrolase family 30 protein: MSFRTLILGASCVVSLAMPRLDAAGVWSVHETARDNGHRLARLPAPTVVAAGTGATKEGVIVVDPTQLRQEMVGFGGALTESSAWVLAQLDPEARMDVIRRYFDPVEGIGYTLARTHINSCDFSLDLWALDEVPGDYDLHHFTLEPMRRWLMPLIHDARRVAGEDVFRLLASPWSPPAWMKTNFRMDDGGYLRREYAPSWAAYYVRFVEAMRDEEGIPMWGLTVQNEPEAHQTWESCLYTPEHERDFVRDLLGPALHAAGLQDVKLLGWDHNRDRLEARADAMLGDARTADYLWGLGLHWYVSDDFAASSRVQARFPDKPILFTEGCFEGGDAIGSWEHGEGYAHNMIGDFRNWVCGYIDWNIVLDQRGGPNHVGNFCDAPVIVDTRTKEVRYGPSFHYIAHFSRFVKPGARRIESAEGASRLESVAFKNPDGSIVVVVLNRTDESVPFTLRLGAGEIEEAMPARAIRTYIADA, encoded by the coding sequence ATGTCGTTTCGCACCTTGATTCTCGGCGCCTCGTGCGTCGTCTCGCTCGCCATGCCACGCCTCGATGCCGCCGGCGTCTGGTCCGTCCATGAAACCGCCCGCGACAACGGGCACAGACTCGCGCGGCTGCCCGCTCCGACCGTCGTCGCAGCGGGCACCGGCGCCACGAAAGAGGGCGTGATCGTCGTCGATCCGACGCAGCTTCGCCAGGAGATGGTGGGCTTCGGCGGCGCGCTCACCGAATCGTCCGCGTGGGTGTTGGCGCAGCTCGATCCGGAGGCGCGCATGGACGTGATCCGTCGTTACTTCGATCCGGTCGAAGGCATCGGCTACACGCTCGCGCGGACGCACATCAACTCGTGCGACTTCTCGCTCGATCTCTGGGCGCTCGACGAAGTCCCGGGCGATTACGATCTGCACCACTTCACGCTCGAGCCGATGCGCCGCTGGCTCATGCCGCTCATCCACGATGCGCGGCGCGTCGCCGGCGAGGACGTGTTTCGACTCTTGGCCTCGCCGTGGAGTCCACCGGCATGGATGAAGACCAACTTCCGTATGGACGACGGCGGGTATTTGCGCCGTGAATACGCGCCGTCGTGGGCGGCCTACTACGTGCGTTTCGTCGAAGCGATGCGCGACGAGGAAGGCATCCCCATGTGGGGCCTGACCGTGCAAAACGAACCGGAGGCGCACCAGACGTGGGAATCCTGCCTCTACACGCCCGAACACGAGCGCGACTTCGTGCGTGATCTCCTCGGCCCGGCATTGCACGCCGCGGGGCTGCAGGACGTGAAGCTGCTCGGGTGGGATCACAACCGAGATCGCCTCGAGGCCCGCGCCGATGCGATGTTGGGGGATGCGAGGACGGCCGACTATTTGTGGGGTCTCGGGCTGCACTGGTACGTGAGCGACGACTTCGCGGCCTCCTCGCGGGTGCAGGCGCGTTTCCCCGACAAACCGATTCTCTTCACCGAAGGTTGTTTCGAAGGCGGAGACGCGATCGGAAGCTGGGAGCACGGCGAAGGCTACGCGCACAACATGATCGGCGACTTCCGCAACTGGGTCTGCGGCTACATCGACTGGAACATCGTGCTCGACCAACGCGGAGGCCCGAATCACGTGGGCAACTTCTGCGACGCCCCGGTGATCGTCGATACGCGAACCAAGGAGGTGAGGTACGGCCCGTCGTTTCACTACATCGCGCACTTCAGCCGCTTCGTGAAACCCGGTGCGCGTCGCATCGAATCCGCCGAGGGGGCGTCGCGGCTCGAGTCGGTGGCGTTCAAGAATCCCGACGGGTCGATCGTGGTCGTCGTGCTCAACCGGACCGACGAGTCGGTTCCGTTCACGCTTCGGCTCGGCGCAGGCGAAATCGAGGAAGCAATGCCGGCCCGCGCCATCCGAACCTACATCGCGGACGCATGA
- a CDS encoding response regulator transcription factor, with amino-acid sequence MNPAGAITVLVADDHFVVRSGLEALVHSEPDMRVVAQAADGSQALAAYAKHRPDVVLLDLRMPGTSGGEVIEQLRIDFPDARILVLTAFSGDEDIHRALAAGALGYVLKSSTGDGIIPALRAVAAGERWIPQDVASRLAVRKTHEALTQREIEVLREIARGRANKEIAHALAISEYTVKDHLKNILAKLHVAARTEAVTAAVQRGIIEL; translated from the coding sequence ATGAACCCCGCAGGAGCCATCACCGTCCTCGTCGCGGACGATCACTTCGTCGTCCGCAGCGGCCTCGAAGCGCTCGTTCACTCCGAACCGGACATGCGCGTCGTCGCTCAAGCCGCCGACGGTTCCCAAGCTCTCGCGGCCTACGCGAAACATCGACCGGACGTGGTCTTGCTCGATCTCCGCATGCCGGGAACGAGCGGCGGCGAAGTGATCGAGCAACTTCGTATCGACTTTCCGGATGCACGCATCCTCGTCCTCACGGCGTTCAGCGGCGACGAGGACATCCACCGGGCACTGGCCGCAGGCGCACTCGGCTACGTGCTGAAGAGTTCCACCGGCGATGGCATCATCCCCGCGCTCCGTGCCGTCGCCGCAGGCGAACGTTGGATCCCGCAGGACGTCGCGAGCCGGCTCGCCGTGCGCAAGACGCACGAAGCGCTCACGCAACGCGAGATCGAGGTCCTGCGCGAGATCGCGCGCGGACGCGCCAACAAGGAGATCGCACACGCCTTGGCGATTTCCGAGTACACGGTGAAGGACCACCTCAAGAACATCCTCGCAAAGCTCCACGTCGCCGCACGCACGGAGGCCGTCACGGCCGCCGTGCAGCGCGGTATCATCGAGCTCTGA